The Methylomarinum sp. Ch1-1 genome contains the following window.
GATGTTGGGGCTAACGCAGGGTGGTGACGATAGGCGGCTGTATGTTAACGACGATGACCGCGTTGAGCTGATCGAAGCCATTCAACGCGATGGCATCGTCAAAAATTACGAGACTCGGATGTATGCGGCGGACGGCAATATCCGCGATATGTTGCTGACCTTTTACGGCATCGATTATCAGGGTTGCCGCGGCGCCTTGTGCTGGTTTATCGACATCAGCAATTTAAAAACCATACAAAAGGAATTGGCTAGGGCGAAAGAGGCCGCCGAAGAGGCGACCAGGGCCAAATCGGATTTTCTCGCCAATATGTCTCATGAGATCCGCACACCGATGAATGCGATTATCGGCATGTCGCATCTGGCGCTGCAAACCCAACTCGACCGTAAACAGCGCAATTATATCGATAAGGTCCATCGTTCGGCCGAGGCTCTGCTGGGCATCATCAATGACATACTCGATTTCTCCAAGATCGAAGCGGGCAAACTCGATATGGAGCATATCGAGTTTCGTCTCGAGGATGTGTTCGATAACTTGGCCAACCTGGTCGGGCTCAAGGCCGAAGAGAAGGGCTTGGAATTGATGTTCGATTTGTCGGAGAAACTGCCTACCGCCTTGGTCGGCGATCCGCTGCGCCTGGGGCAAATATTGACCAACCTAGGCAACAATGCGGTCAAGTTCACTGAGCAGGGCGAGATCGTGATTGCCGCCAGAGTCGTTGATGAGGATGGGCAACGGGTTAAATTGCATTTCTCGGTGCGCGATACCGGGGTTGGTTTGAGCGCCGAACAACAACTGAAGTTATTTGAATCCTTCTCTCAGGCGGATAGCTCCACGACGCGCAAGTTCGGCGGGACGGGTCTGGGGTTGGCGATTTCGAAGCGACTGACGGAAATGATGCAGGGTGAAATCTGGGTCGACAGTGACTTGGGCGTTGGCAGTGTTTTTCATTTTACCGTCTGTTTGGACAAACAAAAGCGGGTCCCCGTTAAGCGTCGTCTGAGCAGCAATGGTTTAACCGGTCTGCGGGTATTGGTGGTCGATGACAGCGACTCGGCCAGGGAAATTTTTACCGCGATGTTGAGCAGGTTCGGCTTGCGGGTCGAACAGGCCGCAAACGGCCGGCTAGCGATGGTGAAGCTGGCTGAAGGCGACGCCGCCGGTGATCCCTATCAGCTGGTGTTGATGGATTGGAAAATGCCGGAAATGGATGGCATCGAAACGATTCGAAGCATCCAGACAGTTCAAGCAATCTCGCCATGGCCGGTGATCGTGCTGGTGACCGCCTATGGCAAGCAAGAAGCGTATTATGCGGCCGATGACGTTAAGATTGACGGTTTCTTGCATAAGCCGGCGACGTCTTCGACATTGCTGGAAACTATTTTATTGGCGATGGGGCGGGAGGTGGACGTCGAATCTCGCCGCCATGGCCGCAAGGCCGAGGCGGCGGCCGAGATCGCCAAACTGCGCGGCGCCAAGGTGCTGTTGGTCGAAGATAATGAGAGCAATCAGGAATTGGCGCTGGAATTGCTGAGCAGTCATGGAATGCATGTCGAATTAGCCGGTGACGGTCAACAGGCGTTGGATATGTTGCAACAGCAGCCGTTTGACGGGGTTTTGATGGACTGTCAAATGCCGGTGATGGACGGCTATACGGCCACCCGTCGGCTGCGCCGGCAGCAGCGCTTCAAGGATTTGCCGATCTTGGCGATGACGGCCAACGCCATGGCCGGCGATCGGGAAAAGGTGATAGAGGCGGGAATGAATGACCATATTTCCAAACCGATCAATGTTTATGAAATGTTCCACACGATGGCCAAGTGGATCAAGCCAGCGCAGCCAGTCGCCGAAGATAATCCTGTTGCGGAAATGGAAAAAACCGAGGTGGCAAGTTTCCCGGAGCTCCCCGGCATCGATGTGAACGCGGGGATGGCCGTTTGTCAATATAAGTCAGAGCTTTATCGCAAGCTGCTGGGGCGATTCCGCGACAATCAACATGATTTCGAGGCGCAGTTTCGAGCCGCTTGTGCGTCGTCTGACGCGCAGGCCGCTGTCCGTTGCGCGCATAGCTTAAAAGGTGTCGCCGGCAACATTGGCGCGACCGGCGTGCGGCAGGCGGCCGAGGCTCTGGAGTTTGCTTGTAAAGAACACATACAGGGTGAGGAAATCGATCGCTGTTTAGCCGATGTCATGGCCGAATTGTCTCCGGTGCTGTTGGGGTTGAGTCATCTGCGGCGAGGAAAGATCGAGGAGCAGAAAGGCGAGTTCGATATAAAGCGTGTCCAGCCACTTGCTAGTCGATTAAAAACGTTGCTGGAAGAAGATGACGTTGAAGCGTCGACAGTGATCGAGGAACTAGAAGCGATGCCTGGAATGATGGCTTACGAGAGATCGTTACAGCGGCTTTCACAAGCTGTCGGTGGCTATGATTTTGAACTGGCGATCAAGGAACTGAATCATCTGGTAACTTTGCTCAACGAGAGGCAAAAGGATTGATTAATTTGAATCTAAAATTTGGAGTTAATTATGATCGGAACCCATCAAGATAAACAAACCGTTCTGTTAGTCGATGATGGTGCGGAAAACATCGATGTGCTCAGCAGTGTGCTCAGACCAGAATACAAGGTCAAGGCGGCCATCAATGGTGAACGCGCGTTGCAGATTGCTGGCGCCGATCCTAAACCGGACATGATCTTGTTGGATATTATGATGTCGGGTATGGATGGCTATGAGGTTTGTCGTCGTCTGAAGGCCAATCCGGCCACTGCCGGAATCCCCGTCATCTTTATCACCGCCAAGAATCATGAGGAAGATGAGACCAAGGGTTTGGAGTTGGGCGCGGTTGATTATATTACCAAGCCGATCAGTCCGGCCATTGTGCGGGCGCGCGTTCACACCCATCTAGCGCTCTATGATCAGAACCGAACGCTGGATAAGATGGTGCGCGAGCGCACCGAAGAACTGCGCCAGACCCGTCTGGAAATTATACGCCGTCTGGGACGGGCCGCCGAGTTCAAGGACAATGAAACAGGCCTGCATGTGATAAGGATGGGGCATTATTCCCGGCTGATTGCCGAAGTCGTCGAGCATGGCGATAGTTGGTCGGATTTGGTTTTCAATGCTTCGCCGATGCATGATATCGGCAAGATAGGCATACCGGATAATGTGCTGAGAAAACCGGGTAAACTGGATGAAAAGGAATGGGGCATGATGCACCGTCACCCGGAGATCGGCGCTTCGATTATAGGCGATGATCGCTCCGAATTACTGAAGATGTCCCGGGAAATTGCCCTGAGTCACCATGAAAAATGGGATGGCTCCGGCTATCCATTCGGCCTCAAGGGGGAAGATATCCCGCTTTCCGGACGCATCGTCGCGATTGCCGATGTGTTCGACGCGCTAACCAATGAACGTCCCTACAAGAAGGCATGGAGCGTTGAGGATGCGGTACAAGTGATCGATCAAAACGCCGGTTCTCATTTCGATCCGGAGCTAGTGCCGATGTTTCACGAAGTCATGCCGGAGATATTGAAAATTAAGGAGCAATACGCCGAATCTACCGCTATGATGGAGGAGGCCGCCGCCCATTAAATTATTCCCTCTATACTGAGGCTGGGGTATTGTTCCTGAAATTACGAATGGTGTTAGGCCGGCAAGCCGCCATTCGTCATTATGGTGATTCGCGTCATGACTTTTCTGCTGACATATTTATTGATTTTGTTGGCGGTGTTTTTGTTGCAACGAAAAATGATGTATTTTCCGTCCCGTTTCAGCCGGCAACAGCAACATCGCTTGATCGCAGGTTTGCCAATACGGCCTTGGCCGTCGGCGACCGAACCTCTTGGCATGATCAACAAAACGCCGATGACTGATGTGAAAGGCACGGTATTGGTTTTTCACGGCAATGCAGGCGCCGCACTGCACCGAACTTATTATGTCGAGGCATTGTGTCGATTGGGATATCGAGCGATTATTGCCGAATATCCAGGCTATGGTGCGCGCACCGGGTCGCCATCCGAAACGGTGCTGATCGACGACGGCATAACTATCGCCAAAAAGGTAAAGCAGGCGTTTCAAGAGCCTCTGTTCCTATGCGGCGAATCGTTGGGCACCGGCGTCGTGGCCGGCATAGTCGCTTCGCATCAAGTCCCTGTACAGGGGGTGTTATTAATCACGCCATTCGATGCGATGGCTAAAGTCGCGCAGCATCATTATTGGTTTTTCTTCGCGCGCTGGCTGCTGCTGGATAAATTCGACAATGTGGCCAAATTGCGCGATTTTCCAGGCAATATCGCGGTGCTGATGGCAGGACAGGACGAGATAATACCGAATCGGCGGACCCTGTCTTTATTCGATAACTTACCTGCGCAAAAAAGGCTCTGGCGTTTCGAAAGCGCCAGTCATAACAACCTCCCTCTGGAGCCCTGGCGTCCGTGGTGGCGCGAAGCGATGCAATTCATCGATTAATCTCTCCCAAAAGGGTCAGACTCGATTCATTTCTATTCATCAGGTAAAAGCCATGTCTAGACTTCCCCGTTTCGTATTACCCGGACAACCCCAACATGTCATTCAACGTGGCAATAATCGTCATATTATCTTTGTAGTCGAAGAAGACTATCAATATTATTTGAGCAAGTTGACAGAAGCCTGTGAGAAGCATCATTGTGATATACATGCCTATGTGTTGATGACTAATCATGTGCATTTGTTGATTACGCCCTACGTTGGAAATGGCATCAGCAAGGTCATGCAATCGGTGGGGCGATATTATGTACAATATTTTAATCGGCGATATCAACGCACAGGCACATTGTGGGAAGGACGTTATAAGGCGACGCTGTTGAATAGCGATCAATATTTTTTGGTCTGTAGTCGCTATATAGAATTGAATCCGGTTCGTGCAGGCATGGTGAAATCACCAGAAGATTATCGGTGGTCCAGTTATCGAGGCAATGCGCTGAATGATGATGATCCGCTGTTAACGAATCACTGCCTCTATCGATCTTTAGGGGGGGATGACAAAGAGCGATGTAGAAATTATCGCGCATTGTTTGATCAGCATCTCTCTTCCAAGGAGATCGATACTATACGAGAAGCTACGAACAAGGCTTGGGTTTTGGGTAACGATCGCTTTAGGGACGAAATAAAGCGATTAACAAAACGGCAAGCGTCACCGAAGCCAAGAGGGGGAAAGAGGCAAAAAAAATCCAATCGAGTCTGACCCTTTTCTTTTGCTCTTTTCTTTTGCTTTTCTTTTGCTTTTAAAAAAAATCCAATCGAGTCTGACCCTTTTGGGACACTTCGCTAAATGACCTGATTTTTTGTTATTCGTGTTGTGAGACTATCGTTGACTTATCAAAATTCATAGGCAAAAGGTATGCATTAATCGGCTCTATGTCAAACCGACTTTCATTTACGATGCTCTCGAAGGCTGAGATACGCTAGAAATATTGATCTTGACTTTTTTATTTCGCCTTCATCCGCCTATGCCGTTTTAGCCGGTGGTTGACGGGGTATGTCATCTGTTGTGTAATCTGCGAGCAGGGTGGAGGTTTCGCAGCTAAATCGCCCTGTCATTACTCGGGGCTGTCTTTAATCGTCCGGTATATGTTGTTAATTTAGTGTCTTGGCTGGCCACAGCTGACAAGCAGGAGTAAAAATGGACGAGGCGGATATATCCTTACAGGCTTATGATAAGCTGCATAGCAGTATTCCTTCAATCGGTTTCTTGAGCCGAAAAAAAAGAATTAAGGCTTATTTGAAGATTACTGCGATGGCGCAGGACATGATCGATGAACAAGAAATCAGCGAGGAACAAGCAATTTTCTTATTGTCGATATTGGCCCGCAAGAGCTCACCCTTTCAGAAGGCGGCTATGATGACGGCGCTCAATTTAGCTAAGATCGACAAAAAATTGTTCAGTGCGGTGGGTTTTAAATATGCAAACGAACTACGCTGTAGCCTGCAGTTGCTGCCGGTCGACGATAATCAGACGCTATCTTCCTGACAGCGGGCTTCCGGTTTGGGCGACGAGGGTGGGGTCGATAGGGTTGTGTAACGGCCTGTTCATGACGGCGTGATCCGCCATGAACAGGTGATCTGGTTCAAGCCCTGGACATGAACTTGCCGGTATCGCTATTGATCTTGATTACTTCTCCGGTTTCTATGTATTCAGGGACCTGAATTTCCAGGCCAGTCGTTAGCTTGGCAGGTTTGGTGCGGTTGGTGGCGCTGGCGCCTTTCATCGCCGGCGGCGTTTCCACAACTTCCATCGTGATCGTCGTTGGCAGTTCAATGCCCAAGGCGGCATCGTCTAGCAGCAGCATGATAATGCCTTCCAGTCCTTCGGTTAAATAGTCTAGCTGGCCTTCCAATTCGGCGGCATTGAGGCTGTATTGGTCATAGGTTTCTTGATTCATGAAATGATACTCATCCCCGTCCTGATAGGAATATTGCACCATTACCCGGGAGCAGTCCGCTTCTTTGAGAAAATCGTCTCCCTTGAAGGTTTCATCCAATTTTTGCTTGGTTTTCATGTGGGCAAATCGGATTTTATACAACGTCGATGCGCCCCGTGAGGTTGGATTTCTGACTTCTATCGTTTTAACGGCATAGGGTTCGCCGTTGATTTCAACGGCAGAGCTTTGCTTTAGTTCGCTAGCTTTTGGCAATGTACTGTCCTCTTAAGTGACCTGGTTGAAAAAGGGTATGGGAACCGTCGGCAGACTCGTCTCATGATGCGGCGATGGGCCGCCATTGTCGCTCGATATAGCCATAGAGCGGCCGATACTGGTCTTTATAACTCATTTTACCGCACCGTTTTATCCAGTAACCGAGATAGAGATAATCCAGTTCCAGTTGTTTGGCGTGTTCGATTTGCCATAGCACCGCAAAGGTTCCCAGGCTGTAGGATGCTAACTGCGGATCGAAAAAGGTATAGACCGCCGACAGGGCGTTGTCCAACAAATCAACGATCGCGACGGCGGCTAACCTGTCGTCGATGAGACATTCGGCAAACAGCGTATTGCACCAACGACTGGCGAGAAAATCGATGTATTCCTCGGGGCTGGAATTGGCCATGCTGCTGTCGGCATGACGATGTTGCTGATAGCGCAGATAAAGTTCGTAATGGCGTTGATCGAAAACGGCCGGTTTGATAGCGACTGTCGTCGCCTGATTTTTCTTCCAGCAACGTCTTTGCCGGCGGTCCGGCTTAAACTGGCGGACCGGGACTCTGACTGAGATGCACTGCTGACAATCTGGGCATTGCGGTGAGTAAACTTCATTGCCGCTGCGCCGAAAGCCTTGTTCAATCAGGCGCGAATAAATTTGTCCCGTCATCGGAAATGACGGGTGGACAAAGGCGTTTTGCGCCGATTGATCTGGCAGATAGCTGCATTCGTGCGGTTCGGTAATGATTAACGGAATGGAGATCATAAGCTTTGCCAGGCTTGTTTACCAGGCGCCTGATTACAGAGTGTTCGTAGGCGGCCAATAAAATCTCGCCGTTCAATCTCTACCGCGCCCAGGCTGGCCAAGTGCGGGCTGTGCACCTGACAATCGATCAATTGATAACGCCAATCGATCAGGTGTTTGACCAGGTAAGCGAAGACGACTTTGGACGCGTCGGTTTTTCGATGAAACATCGATTCGCCGAAGAACACTTGGCCAATCGCCAGGCCATAGAGTCCGCCAACCAGATTGCCGTCATGCCAAGCCTCGACAGAATGGGCGATGCCTTGGCGGTGCAGCTGAGTGTAAGCTTCGTTCATTTCCTCGGTAATCCAAGTGCCGTCCTGTTTTTGACGGGGCGCAGCGCAGGCCTCGATTACTTCGGCGAAGGCCTGATCATAACTGAGTTGGAAAACCTCTTTGCGGATGGTTTTTCTCAGGCTGCGGGATATTTTTAATTGTTCCGGAAACAACACCAGTCTCGGGTTCGGCGACCACCATAATATGGGTTCGTCGGGGCCGTACCAGGGAAAGATGCCGTGACGATAGGCGTTAATGATGCGTTCAGGACTTAAACAGCCGCCAATGGCGAGCAGACCATCCGGTTCCTGCAAGGCGTTTTCTGGGTCCGGAAAGGGTTGATCCGGGCTAAACGGATCAAGCACAGTCAGTTTCATAAGGATAAGGAGGGTAGGGACCGCCGTGATTGAGCCGTCCCTTGGTTCAACGAAATTAGCCTTCCTGTTCGTCGATGAATTTTTCCGCATCCAGCGCCGCCATACAGCCGGCTCCAGCAGATGTTACGGCCTGTTTGTAATGGGCATCCATGACATCGCCGGCGGCGAATACGCCGGGTACGCTGGTGGCCGTGGCATTGCCTTTGATGCCGCTGTTGACAACGATATAGCCGTTTTCCATCTCCAATTGGCCTTTGAAGATGTCGGTGTTGGGGCTGTGGCCGATGGCGATGAATACGCCGTGTACGTCTATCTCTTTAGTGGACTCATCGACGGTGCTTTTGATGCGGATGCCGGTCACGCCCATGTCATCGCCCAGTACCTCATCGAGGGTATGATTCCATTCGATTGTGATATTGCCGTTTTTGGCCTTTTCCAGCAGTTTGTCGGACAGGATCTTTTCCGAACGGAACTTGTCGCGACGATGCACGATGGTGACTTCGGAAGCGATATTGGACAAATAGAGTGCTTCTTCAACGGCGGTATTGCCGCCGCCGATCACCGCGACCGGCTTGTCGCGATAGAAGAAGCCGTCACAGGTGGCGCAGGCTGATACCCCTTTCCCTTTGAATGCTTCTTCGGAAGGCAGGCCCAGGTATT
Protein-coding sequences here:
- the trxB gene encoding thioredoxin-disulfide reductase, with amino-acid sequence MADAKHCKLLILGSGPAGYTAAVYAARANLEPVIITGMQQGGQLTTTTDVDNWPGDVEGLQGPDLMERMHKHAERFDTEMIFDHIHTADLSSRPFTLTGDSGSYTCDALIIATGASAKYLGLPSEEAFKGKGVSACATCDGFFYRDKPVAVIGGGNTAVEEALYLSNIASEVTIVHRRDKFRSEKILSDKLLEKAKNGNITIEWNHTLDEVLGDDMGVTGIRIKSTVDESTKEIDVHGVFIAIGHSPNTDIFKGQLEMENGYIVVNSGIKGNATATSVPGVFAAGDVMDAHYKQAVTSAGAGCMAALDAEKFIDEQEG
- a CDS encoding arginyltransferase gives rise to the protein MISIPLIITEPHECSYLPDQSAQNAFVHPSFPMTGQIYSRLIEQGFRRSGNEVYSPQCPDCQQCISVRVPVRQFKPDRRQRRCWKKNQATTVAIKPAVFDQRHYELYLRYQQHRHADSSMANSSPEEYIDFLASRWCNTLFAECLIDDRLAAVAIVDLLDNALSAVYTFFDPQLASYSLGTFAVLWQIEHAKQLELDYLYLGYWIKRCGKMSYKDQYRPLYGYIERQWRPIAAS
- a CDS encoding PAS domain-containing hybrid sensor histidine kinase/response regulator, which encodes MRTMKNGAFLALMLGLLPEAQAADNMTLALSWLCQYEFTDFHPGRFTRIAEIYRDQNLVDADVDLQGIDYRGFLEDHVPDWLKWAALVAVTVLLLIIFLFIVNRQLKRLVAGRTEQLRKVLESTPDPIVIVDQQGVIVRVNQRTEALFEYTRDELIGNRVECLIPERFRAMHIGHRQQYMQQPVSRPMGSRKGQSLVALSKSGREFPIEVSLSPIDAEDGLLVASSIRDISERKAAEEEQARNELQFRTLVETIPGTVYQCKMDKDWTMIFISDEIQRLVGYPPSDFIANGVRSFASVIHPEDVNHVEEVIEAAVTAHRPYTVEYRLIDCDANVHAVYEQGQAIYTEDGGAESLVGTVIDISDRKRVEDALRASEERYALVLRGANDGIWDWDIEANQIYFSPRYKEMLGYGSEEFSHRFDEWLKRVHPDDQERVLETKMPCVKGEVDSFEMEYRLQHKDGHWVWILGRGASIKNAEGDVVRLAGAHSDITERKLMDQALSAEREQLQTILDTSPVGVAISVDGLMRFVNPRITKMLGLTQGGDDRRLYVNDDDRVELIEAIQRDGIVKNYETRMYAADGNIRDMLLTFYGIDYQGCRGALCWFIDISNLKTIQKELARAKEAAEEATRAKSDFLANMSHEIRTPMNAIIGMSHLALQTQLDRKQRNYIDKVHRSAEALLGIINDILDFSKIEAGKLDMEHIEFRLEDVFDNLANLVGLKAEEKGLELMFDLSEKLPTALVGDPLRLGQILTNLGNNAVKFTEQGEIVIAARVVDEDGQRVKLHFSVRDTGVGLSAEQQLKLFESFSQADSSTTRKFGGTGLGLAISKRLTEMMQGEIWVDSDLGVGSVFHFTVCLDKQKRVPVKRRLSSNGLTGLRVLVVDDSDSAREIFTAMLSRFGLRVEQAANGRLAMVKLAEGDAAGDPYQLVLMDWKMPEMDGIETIRSIQTVQAISPWPVIVLVTAYGKQEAYYAADDVKIDGFLHKPATSSTLLETILLAMGREVDVESRRHGRKAEAAAEIAKLRGAKVLLVEDNESNQELALELLSSHGMHVELAGDGQQALDMLQQQPFDGVLMDCQMPVMDGYTATRRLRRQQRFKDLPILAMTANAMAGDREKVIEAGMNDHISKPINVYEMFHTMAKWIKPAQPVAEDNPVAEMEKTEVASFPELPGIDVNAGMAVCQYKSELYRKLLGRFRDNQHDFEAQFRAACASSDAQAAVRCAHSLKGVAGNIGATGVRQAAEALEFACKEHIQGEEIDRCLADVMAELSPVLLGLSHLRRGKIEEQKGEFDIKRVQPLASRLKTLLEEDDVEASTVIEELEAMPGMMAYERSLQRLSQAVGGYDFELAIKELNHLVTLLNERQKD
- a CDS encoding transposase translates to MSRLPRFVLPGQPQHVIQRGNNRHIIFVVEEDYQYYLSKLTEACEKHHCDIHAYVLMTNHVHLLITPYVGNGISKVMQSVGRYYVQYFNRRYQRTGTLWEGRYKATLLNSDQYFLVCSRYIELNPVRAGMVKSPEDYRWSSYRGNALNDDDPLLTNHCLYRSLGGDDKERCRNYRALFDQHLSSKEIDTIREATNKAWVLGNDRFRDEIKRLTKRQASPKPRGGKRQKKSNRV
- the aat gene encoding leucyl/phenylalanyl-tRNA--protein transferase; the protein is MKLTVLDPFSPDQPFPDPENALQEPDGLLAIGGCLSPERIINAYRHGIFPWYGPDEPILWWSPNPRLVLFPEQLKISRSLRKTIRKEVFQLSYDQAFAEVIEACAAPRQKQDGTWITEEMNEAYTQLHRQGIAHSVEAWHDGNLVGGLYGLAIGQVFFGESMFHRKTDASKVVFAYLVKHLIDWRYQLIDCQVHSPHLASLGAVEIERRDFIGRLRTLCNQAPGKQAWQSL
- the efpL gene encoding elongation factor P-like protein EfpL; translation: MPKASELKQSSAVEINGEPYAVKTIEVRNPTSRGASTLYKIRFAHMKTKQKLDETFKGDDFLKEADCSRVMVQYSYQDGDEYHFMNQETYDQYSLNAAELEGQLDYLTEGLEGIIMLLLDDAALGIELPTTITMEVVETPPAMKGASATNRTKPAKLTTGLEIQVPEYIETGEVIKINSDTGKFMSRA
- a CDS encoding alpha/beta hydrolase — protein: MTFLLTYLLILLAVFLLQRKMMYFPSRFSRQQQHRLIAGLPIRPWPSATEPLGMINKTPMTDVKGTVLVFHGNAGAALHRTYYVEALCRLGYRAIIAEYPGYGARTGSPSETVLIDDGITIAKKVKQAFQEPLFLCGESLGTGVVAGIVASHQVPVQGVLLITPFDAMAKVAQHHYWFFFARWLLLDKFDNVAKLRDFPGNIAVLMAGQDEIIPNRRTLSLFDNLPAQKRLWRFESASHNNLPLEPWRPWWREAMQFID
- a CDS encoding response regulator produces the protein MIGTHQDKQTVLLVDDGAENIDVLSSVLRPEYKVKAAINGERALQIAGADPKPDMILLDIMMSGMDGYEVCRRLKANPATAGIPVIFITAKNHEEDETKGLELGAVDYITKPISPAIVRARVHTHLALYDQNRTLDKMVRERTEELRQTRLEIIRRLGRAAEFKDNETGLHVIRMGHYSRLIAEVVEHGDSWSDLVFNASPMHDIGKIGIPDNVLRKPGKLDEKEWGMMHRHPEIGASIIGDDRSELLKMSREIALSHHEKWDGSGYPFGLKGEDIPLSGRIVAIADVFDALTNERPYKKAWSVEDAVQVIDQNAGSHFDPELVPMFHEVMPEILKIKEQYAESTAMMEEAAAH